The following DNA comes from Lynx canadensis isolate LIC74 chromosome B1, mLynCan4.pri.v2, whole genome shotgun sequence.
GATATCCCAGGTGACAGAGAGTATGACTTTTGTGATCCTCTTACCAGGGCACCCAGGGAGGGCTGCTTCATCATTGAACACAAAGGAGATAACTTCATCATGCATAGTAACACGAACGTGATTGAGTCTCATTTCCCCATGACACCAGAATGGGATGTGTCTGGGGAATTGGCCAAAAGGAGAACTGAGATGCCTTTTCCTGAACCTTCCAGGGGAAGCTCCCACTCAAAAGTGCACCGAAGCCACAGCCATACCCAGGACCGAAGGTCCAGGAATGAGAGATCCAACAAAGCCAAGGAGAGATCCAGATCGATGGATAACTCAAAGGGCCCTCTGGGTGCTTCTTCTCTAGGGACCCCTGAAGACCTGGCTGAAGGCTGCAGCCAAGACGACCAAACCCCCAGCCAGTCCTACATTGACGACAGTACGTTAAGGCCCACACAAGCAATTGGCCATCAAAGGGCTCATGTGTCATCCACGAGCTATAAAGAGGTGTGTATTCCAGAAATAGTCAGTGGCAGCAAGGAGCCTTCCAGTGCTTGTAGCCTCTTGGAGCCAGGAAAACCACCTGAGAGTTTGCCATCCTATGGGGAACTCAACTCTTGTCCAACAAAAACAGCTACAGATGACTATTTCCAGTGCAACACCTCCAGTGAGACGGTCCTCACGGCACCATCACCTCTGGGAAAGAATAAAGAGGATCATGACACTCTGACTCTGGCGGAAGGGGTGAAAAAGCTGCCTCTGTCTGATAGGCAGGCCCCGCATTCTTCCAGGGAGCCTGTGGGGCACAAGGAGGGGTCACCGAAAGGGCCAGGTGGGGGCCCAGCTGTTTCGGGCCCAGTGGCAGAAGGGATCGCCAATGGACGCCTTGTCCAGCACCACAGCGCCGAGCCCAGCAGCCTGGACAAGAGGAAAGAGATATTCAGCAAAGACACACTGTTCAAACCTCTTCACAGCACCTTGTCTGTAAACAGCTATCACAAATCGAGCCTGTCCCTCCTCAAATCTCTCCCGAAGACACCTGCCGACACACTGCCAGGCCGATGCGAGAAACTGGAGCCGTCCCTGGGGACCTCGGTGGCACCAGCCATTCCTGGTTCCCAGCGTCAGCAGGAGTCCGGGGGGAACCAGGAAGCCTCTTTTGACTATTACAATGTCTCTGATGACGACGACTCTGAGGAAGGggcaaacaaaaacacagaggaggaaaaaaacagagatgaTGTAGGCACCATGCAGTGGCTCcttgagagggagaaggaaagagacttACAGAGGAAATTTGAGAAGAACCTCACCCTCCTTGCCCCAAAAGAAACCGACAGCAGCAGCAACCAGAGAGCCACGCATTCGGCACGCCTCGACAGCATGGACAGCAGCAGCATCACTGTGGACAGTGGATTCAACTCCCCACGGTAGGGAGAGGCATCTCtgcacacgggcacacacacacatacacctacCAGGGCCTGGGGCTTTATGCAAATAACTTGAAACGTTTCTTGATTTCACagttttaattctttgaatgcGGGTTAAGGGTTGTGTGAGCTGTATTGTTAACAACctgtttctgacttctttttcagGAATTGAAACAAATGTTTCTGCAGCTGTAGAGATCACCAATCTGGACTGGTGGGTTGGCTCCCTCCCTCAAACTTGCATCAGGCCAATCTAACTAGGACCAacattttccagtatttttcttcTATGCGTATATTGCCCCCATGCTggtaaaagaagttttttttttaggtcctcaaaaataataactttttggGTAGAATGAGTGGTCAGTAGTCAGTTGGGGGTTGGGTATAAATTAATTGACTCAAAGACAGGGGTCCCTCTAGTGGGAATGACAAATCTCAACCCCCTGGGGCATCCAGATGCTTGCTGCCACTGCAGTCCTGACTCTGTGCGCCCCCATTCCCCCCTTTGCTCATACATTTCAGATCCACAGAGAAATGGAACCTTGTGTCTCTCACAGGAAGATGAGGGGCCCTTGCTCCATTAGATCAAAACGTGTGCCCACACTTTTATGTCTCCTCCTGCAGAATTGACACAACCATTTAGGCACTCTGATTATAGCTGGTAATTCAGCAAAGGAAGGGTTAACAGCAGAGAGCATGTAATGCCTGACTGGCACGTCCAGAGCACTAAAGTGGTTCAGGGGATAAGAAAGCCAAAGAGCGTCTGtgcaacttccttttttttctccttaactcTTCCTTCTCCTCAAAGGGCAACTGGGGACCCAATTCTTCTAAATTCTACTCCAGATTGGTGACTCTGAGATGCAGAAATACTACTGAGAGGTTGACATTTCTCATGAGTTGTGATTCCCAAGATCCtacaatatattttagaattttaacaaGTACCCAGATACGATTATATgcttcatatattattttaattattaagaaTTAAATGTAGTTCTGTTGTGATTTCACTCTACTCTGGATAATTTGGGGACGGAGCATTCCCAAATCTGAATTGGGAATCGTTAATCTGTCTGTCCCATATTAGACCTTTATTATTCCCTAAAGGGCTAGTTCTtgattattatgatgatgatttttgCCATGTAACCCTTTTTTCCAAGTTAACACGTGTGTGGAAGTCTAATGTCTAAACAAACCACAGAGACGGTGCTCTGGCGGAAGAGGGTGTGAGGCCAGAAGCCCCACATctcctctgcctgtccctccagGAGCCCTAACTGACCTCAGGGGGCCATGGCACTCAGTGTGAAAACCACTGGTCTACCTATTAATGACTTTTCTAAAATACGACTgctgctaaatattttttaagtcccaaatcaaatcaaatcaaatgtatatatccttttctttctatttctgtcttctgctcttttttttcctcttgagtttCTAATAGTGGGTGCAGGAGAGGCACATTGAAGGTTTGTAGTTGATGGTAGATGTTCAAGACCATTGCTTATGGAAGGTGTGGTTTATTTTGCCTGTACCTTATGTTCGACTGTTTCTTAACCATATAGACACTACCTGACCAATGCTTTGAACACCAGCTTTCAACCTTGCACAATGCCCGCTTGGCCCCTGCACCTCCACAGAGGGAAGGCTGTGGTGCTCTAGAGATCATTGCTAAGAAGATATTGAGAATAGCTTAATGGGTTCTAACTCAAAAATCTCCCACTACATACTAGTGAAAGGAAGGTTTTTGGCTTGGGGGCAGATAAACGCATATATTCACAAAATCGTTGAACCAGTCTCGCCATAGAATGTATTGTTTTATCTCTAAATTTGAAATGCAGAATATAGAACTTATGAATGGGATTATTTCTTGACAtaggctttattttcatttcttcagtaACATACTTAAGGTTAAACGCTTTGTCCTGGTAGGAGGTAAGATCTCTCTGAGGAGACAGCCTTCTCACTGTCCACTACTATGAGGGAGATTTTCTCTATTGGAATATGCAGACCACCCATAAATTTCCCGCGGTTAGATAATCTACAGAGCAATTCCTAATTTTGCCCCTTTCGTATTTTAATATCCTTTGGTTAGAAGTTATGTCAAAACTTACTTACTATACctgtttttaaactgtattttctgTACACCTCAATTGATTACGTTGTTTTCTGATGCATGAAGAAGGTCTGTGAAGGAGAATGGTTGAGTTATAGGGAGTTTTATTCTATGGCACGAGGAGTATTTTAGCCACAGAGCATTATCAGACTGATACCTCTCCACTGCCGTGAGATACAGAAGTCTTAAGTGGGCCATTTATTCGAATCTTCCAGTACTTAATTCACTGAGCAACTAAGAtccaacaacaataacaaaaaaaaaaaaaaaagactaagaaaggTGATGTCCACACTCCCAGCTTTCAGTGCAGGCTCACAAGTCATGTTCAGCCACATTTCCAAAATTCTTTAGTCCCTTTCGTTGGGGACTAAAGGGTTTTGAAAAGGGGGGATTGGGGAGGGAAGGTAGAAGCTTCAACTGTGCTGGGAGATCTAATATTGAACATGAAAAATATTGACCTCAGAGGCCTGCTATTCCAAATCTGAGGCCAAAAACTGCTTGAAAACACAGTGTGAAAATCAGAGGTAGCACAGCTTCCCGGGAGGTGTCTGCTTTGTGTACTGCGGGAGCACGTGCCTGTCGGAGCGCCAGGCCAGCGGAGGCACGCTCAGCCAGGGCACTGAGCAACCAGCGTCTTGGTTCACCTCTTCTGCTTATCAAATcctgaaatcttatttttaaggtTGCACGCCACtatagctttctttttcaagaaagtAAGAACTTTTAAGTGTGAGGAATATTTTTACTGTTAACGCTCTACCTCCGTCAGCTTTTTCAGGATCATGCCCAGAACCCTCATTATGAATGCCGCTCACCCTACTCATTATTACGGCAATAATGAAATATATCCTTTGGGGAAACTGGAgtactatatatatttatcactATTAATGACTCAGGCCAAATGTGGCCAGAGGCATCTCAGAGCACCTACAGCTCCCAACTTAGATGATCTCTTGCAGTGATGTGTGTTTATGGTGTCTGGCATGCCTTAAAAGCTGGTTGAAAAAGTTTAAGCTGGTTTAAGGCCCTTTGGACTTTAAAGTGCATTTTGCCCTAGGAAAGATGTCATTTAGTCATGTATGGATTCTGAAACCAACTCATCGGAGCTACTTAATTCATTAGATGCCAGATGTACAACCGAAATAATATGTATCTAGCTTTTTAATGTACAGGTTCCTTGATGCGTATTTCTTCACAATCACCCTGTGAGTAGGTGAATCCCATAACtctccccattttagagatgaggagatCAAATACTATAAAAGGTTGCTGTCACGAtttaagaatgaaactgaacgAACAGGTCAGGAAATCTTTGGGGTTCTCCATGTTGAttgccctttttccttcctctgcctcaccCCGTGCCTCAGCTGTGGTGCTAGCAAGCCACGGATGACTTTTCTTAGGGAAGGTGTAAGGCAGGTAAGTAGGTGAGTCTAGCACTTTCCATCCCTTTAGTGCTGATGTTTTGGGGGTATTCTTTAGGTATGCTCAGATCTACTGTGAGCACAATGAAAGAACTTGATTTACTTCTGTGAACATATTAACCTTCTGGGCGTGCACTTTGCAGTCAAGAAAAGTCCAGTTGTCTTTGTGGTGGTCAGTGAACAAACTTCCTTTTAAACAGTTACCTGTTTACCTGGCTCCCGGACAAGAAGCAAACTCAAGGCCACAAGGGGTTAGGATGAAATAGTCCATTCTCTAGGAACTACTGCCAAAGTATAGGCAGGCCCTGCCTTCCCAAAGTTTGCGTTCACAGCCCTTGGCTTTGACGAGAGACCCTACTCATTAATGGCTTTCTTCCTTTGAAAGCAAaaatcttcagatttctttcagatCGCAGAAACAGGTACTAACTTGGGCCTTTCGTAAAAGTGAAGAAGTGTCATTGCGAACATTAGGAAAGCGGGTGTATCTACTTTTTAACCATTTCGGCCTCTGGAAGGTTTCATGGGAACATCCTACTGTCAGATGGTGGGAAAACCTGTGCAGGGTTCAGACAGCATTGCTATCCATTCCGATGGGAATGAAAGAGCGGTGGTGAGGCTGTCCACTTCAGTAGTTTGACCTGTTGACTGGTTCCAGCAGGCTTACATCAGGGATGGGGGCCGACTTTCAGAGAATATTTTCTAAACTTTGAATCTGGTAGGGTGGATGGATATTTTGAGCGTCCTTGTGGTGTCTTCAATCTCTTTGTAAACTAAGCTTCTTATTACCATTTTGAGGACTTTGAACCTGGAACCTGTTCAGTTCCTACCAATCAGgccaagtaattttttttgtgtgtgtgtgtgtttatttattcttgagacagagacagagcatgaacaggggaggggtcgagagagagggagacacagaatccgaagcaggctccaggctccgagctgtcagcacatagcctgacgcggggctcgaacccacaaaccgtgagatcatgacctgagctgaagtcggatgctcaaccgactgagccacccaggcgcccctaagtaatCTTATTTCTAATGCTATTGCCCTACACATTTAAAAGGTTAATGTTCTGAAT
Coding sequences within:
- the STOX2 gene encoding storkhead-box protein 2 isoform X2, whose product is MNCFLENCLSAGDVSPISMSPISQSQFIPLGEILCLAISAMNSARKPVTQEALMEHLTTCFPGVPTPSQEILRHTLNTLVRERKIYPTPDGYFIVTPQTYFITPSLIRTNSKWYHLDERIPDRSQCTSPQPGTITPSASGCVRERTLPRNHCDSCHCCREDVHSMHASTLQRKPAKDCKDPYCPPSLCQVPPTDKSKSTVNFSYKTETLSKPKDSEKQSKKFGLKLFRLSFKKDKTKQLANFSAQFPPEEWPLRDEDTPTTIPREVEMEIIRRINPDLTVENVMRHTALMKKLEEEKAHRSKAGSSAHHSGRSKKSRTHRKSHGKSRSHSKTRVSKGDPSDGSHLDIPGDREYDFCDPLTRAPREGCFIIEHKGDNFIMHSNTNVIESHFPMTPEWDVSGELAKRRTEMPFPEPSRGSSHSKVHRSHSHTQDRRSRNERSNKAKERSRSMDNSKGPLGASSLGTPEDLAEGCSQDDQTPSQSYIDDSTLRPTQAIGHQRAHVSSTSYKEVCIPEIVSGSKEPSSACSLLEPGKPPESLPSYGELNSCPTKTATDDYFQCNTSSETVLTAPSPLGKNKEDHDTLTLAEGVKKLPLSDRQAPHSSREPVGHKEGSPKGPGGGPAVSGPVAEGIANGRLVQHHSAEPSSLDKRKEIFSKDTLFKPLHSTLSVNSYHKSSLSLLKSLPKTPADTLPGRCEKLEPSLGTSVAPAIPGSQRQQESGGNQEASFDYYNVSDDDDSEEGANKNTEEEKNRDDVGTMQWLLEREKERDLQRKFEKNLTLLAPKETDSSSNQRATHSARLDSMDSSSITVDSGFNSPRN
- the STOX2 gene encoding storkhead-box protein 2 isoform X1 codes for the protein MNCFLENCLSAGDVSPISMSPISQSQFIPLGEILCLAISAMNSARKPVTQEALMEHLTTCFPGVPTPSQEILRHTLNTLVRERKIYPTPDGYFIVTPQTYFITPSLIRTNSKWYHLDERIPDRSQCTSPQPGTITPSASGCVRERTLPRNHCDSCHCCREDVHSMHASTLQRKPAKDCKDPYCPPSLCQVPPTDKSKSTVNFSYKTETLSKPKDSEKQSKKFGLKLFRLSFKKDKTKQLANFSAQFPPEEWPLRDEDTPTTIPREVEMEIIRRINPDLTVENVMRHTALMKKLEEEKAHRSKAGSSAHHSGRSKKSRTHRKSHGKSRSHSKTRVSKGDPSDGSHLDIPGDREYDFCDPLTRAPREGCFIIEHKGDNFIMHSNTNVIESHFPMTPEWDVSGELAKRRTEMPFPEPSRGSSHSKVHRSHSHTQDRRSRNERSNKAKERSRSMDNSKGPLGASSLGTPEDLAEGCSQDDQTPSQSYIDDSTLRPTQAIGHQRAHVSSTSYKEVCIPEIVSGSKEPSSACSLLEPGKPPESLPSYGELNSCPTKTATDDYFQCNTSSETVLTAPSPLGKNKEDHDTLTLAEGVKKLPLSDRQAPHSSREPVGHKEGSPKGPGGGPAVSGPVAEGIANGRLVQHHSAEPSSLDKRKEIFSKDTLFKPLHSTLSVNSYHKSSLSLLKSLPKTPADTLPGRCEKLEPSLGTSVAPAIPGSQRQQESGGNQEASFDYYNVSDDDDSEEGANKNTEEEKNRDDVGTMQWLLEREKERDLQRKFEKNLTLLAPKETDSSSNQRATHSARLDSMDSSSITVDSGFNSPRTRESLASNTSSIVESNRRQNVTLSPVHGGAGPAFSFRASTDPATNEAEKLQKPSNCLQASVTSV
- the STOX2 gene encoding storkhead-box protein 2 isoform X3, producing MNCFLENCLSAGDVSPISMSPISQSQFIPLGEILCLAISAMNSARKPVTQEALMEHLTTCFPGVPTPSQEILRHTLNTLVRERKIYPTPDGYFIVTPQTYFITPSLIRTNSKWYHLDERIPDRSQCTSPQPGTITPSASGCVRERTLPRNHCDSCHCCREDVHSMHASTLQRKPAKDCKDPYCPPSLCQVPPTDKSKSTVNFSYKTETLSKPKDSEKQSKKFGLKLFRLSFKKDKTKQLANFSAQFPPEEWPLRDEDTPTTIPREVEMEIIRRINPDLTVENVMRHTALMKKLEEEKAHRSKAGSSAHHSGRSKKSRTHRKSHGKSRSHSKTRVSKGDPSDGSHLDIPGDREYDFCDPLTRAPREGCFIIEHKGDNFIMHSNTNVIESHFPMTPEWDVSGELAKRRTEMPFPEPSRGSSHSKVHRSHSHTQDRRSRNERSNKAKERSRSMDNSKGPLGASSLGTPEDLAEGCSQDDQTPSQSYIDDSTLRPTQAIGHQRAHVSSTSYKEVCIPEIVSGSKEPSSACSLLEPGKPPESLPSYGELNSCPTKTATDDYFQCNTSSETVLTAPSPLGKNKEDHDTLTLAEGVKKLPLSDRQAPHSSREPVGHKEGSPKGPGGGPAVSGPVAEGIANGRLVQHHSAEPSSLDKRKEIFSKDTLFKPLHSTLSVNSYHKSSLSLLKSLPKTPADTLPGRCEKLEPSLGTSVAPAIPGSQRQQESGGNQEASFDYYNVSDDDDSEEGANKNTEEEKNRDDVGTMQWLLEREKERDLQRKFEKNLTLLAPKETDSSSNQRATHSARLDSMDSSSITVDSGFNSPR